One window of Novipirellula aureliae genomic DNA carries:
- the rpoB gene encoding DNA-directed RNA polymerase subunit beta, protein MATTTKRRLEPTSIRHFGTGLSTFELPDLTALQTASYAEFLQEDAEPLERKATGLEGVLREIFPIASYDGNITVDYLYYELGKPRYTSQECRQLRLTYGRPLRIWLRLNREEPVEEEVYLGDLPIMMGGGEFIINGAERVVVSQLHRSPGVDFVLEQDPTTDRKLPSCRVIPERGSWIECNVTKKDALTVRIDQSGKFAATTLLRAMDPRFSTDADLLSAFYETMTIKISSGKSAAKIEGKIAVDDVIYPSETDRAGEIIVEAGYKITKEVAETICTAGVKSVDCMESPKIPLIFNTLMDDNTASHEEALLRIYQRLRPGNPPQLEKARTLFQEKFFDANRYRLGKVGRFRLNRKLSMDISEEEMTLRPDDMIAAMKYLINLFDPDSGAEIDDIDHLGNRRLRTIDELACEELRKGFLKLRRTVQERMSIKDAQDMSPRSLINPKSVSAAIDFFFGRGELSQVVDQTNPLSQLAHERRLSALGPGGLNRKRAGFEVRDVHISHYGRICPIETPEGTNIGLISSLAIYAGVDSYGFLVTPYRLIKEGKVVDEVRWLRADEESESYVAPADTEVVDGALVSGPNMIARFRSDFEIVQPDQVDFMDVAPSQMVGVSAGLIPFLEHDDANRALMGSNMQRQAVPLLVAEPPIVGTGMEREVARNSAMVVRARRAGKVTFADSTRIEIGSDHYELKKYQGLNERTCLNQRPIINVGDKVEKNQIIADGAATRNGELALGRNVLVGFMSFDGFNYEDAIIISEELVRNDTYTSIHIEDFDVEIRETKLGREEFTRDIPNVSEKALRNLDETGIVNVGTYVKPGDILVGKVSPKSKTELTPEEKLLHAIFGRAGEDVKNDSLEVPSGIEGIVIDTHKFSRRMSLSEDERKEFEAELKKAESEGNLEVASTFEDLVRELEEAAGTKLNDATGTPLADGQDPKFVAERAVNFRLDHILDQVKSEDKKSAVQTVYDQNWNNVESAIDKRDRRLNSMKRGDELRSGVLQMCKIYVATKRVISVGDKMAGRHGNKGVIAKILPIEDMPFLPDGTPIQIMLNPLGVPSRMNVGQILETHLGWAGAKLGFQAITPVFDGASEEDINQCLADAGLPAHGKIRLTDGRTGEPMEQETTVGYIYMLKLHHLVDDKVHARSTGPYSLITQQPLGGKARFGGQRFGEMEVWALEAYGAAYILQELLTVKSDDVEGRTKIYESMVKGENTLEAGTPASFNVLTKEIRGLALNMQLEKRPI, encoded by the coding sequence ATGGCAACTACGACCAAGCGTCGCCTCGAACCCACCAGCATCCGTCACTTTGGAACCGGGCTTTCGACCTTTGAGCTTCCCGATTTAACCGCCCTGCAAACGGCATCTTACGCCGAATTCTTACAAGAAGACGCTGAGCCGCTCGAACGGAAAGCGACTGGCTTGGAAGGGGTGCTGCGTGAAATTTTCCCGATCGCTAGTTACGACGGTAACATCACGGTCGACTATCTTTACTATGAATTGGGCAAGCCACGCTATACCAGTCAAGAGTGTCGGCAGCTGCGTTTGACCTATGGACGGCCGTTGCGGATTTGGCTGCGGCTCAATCGTGAAGAGCCCGTTGAAGAGGAAGTCTATTTGGGCGACTTGCCAATCATGATGGGCGGTGGTGAATTCATCATCAATGGGGCGGAGCGAGTGGTCGTTAGCCAGTTGCACCGCAGTCCTGGCGTTGACTTTGTTCTCGAGCAAGATCCGACAACCGACCGGAAATTGCCGAGTTGCCGCGTGATCCCCGAACGTGGTTCATGGATCGAGTGCAACGTGACCAAAAAGGATGCGTTGACGGTCCGGATTGACCAGAGCGGTAAATTTGCTGCGACCACGCTGTTGCGAGCAATGGACCCGCGTTTTTCGACCGATGCCGATTTGTTGAGCGCGTTTTATGAGACGATGACGATCAAGATCAGCAGCGGCAAAAGTGCTGCGAAGATCGAAGGCAAGATTGCCGTCGATGATGTGATCTACCCCAGCGAAACCGATCGTGCGGGCGAGATCATCGTTGAAGCGGGCTACAAGATTACCAAAGAGGTTGCCGAAACGATCTGCACCGCAGGCGTCAAGAGCGTCGACTGCATGGAATCGCCAAAGATTCCGCTGATCTTCAATACGTTGATGGATGACAATACCGCCAGTCACGAAGAGGCGTTGCTGCGAATCTACCAACGACTTCGTCCCGGCAACCCGCCTCAATTGGAAAAGGCTCGGACGCTTTTCCAAGAAAAATTCTTCGACGCCAATCGCTATCGCTTGGGTAAAGTCGGTCGTTTCCGACTGAACCGTAAATTGAGCATGGACATCAGCGAAGAAGAGATGACGCTGCGTCCCGATGACATGATTGCGGCGATGAAGTATTTGATCAATTTGTTCGATCCTGATTCGGGTGCCGAGATCGATGACATCGATCACCTCGGTAACCGCCGTTTGCGAACGATCGACGAGTTGGCTTGTGAGGAACTCCGCAAGGGTTTCTTGAAACTGCGGCGAACGGTCCAAGAGCGTATGAGCATCAAGGATGCTCAAGACATGTCGCCTCGTTCGTTGATCAACCCGAAGAGTGTTTCGGCAGCGATCGATTTCTTCTTCGGTCGAGGAGAATTGTCGCAGGTCGTTGACCAGACGAATCCGCTCAGCCAATTGGCTCATGAGCGTCGCTTGTCAGCACTCGGCCCCGGCGGTTTGAACCGAAAACGGGCTGGTTTTGAAGTGCGGGATGTTCACATTTCGCATTACGGTCGTATCTGTCCGATCGAGACGCCTGAAGGAACAAACATTGGCTTGATTAGTTCGCTTGCGATCTACGCGGGTGTCGATAGCTACGGTTTCTTGGTGACTCCTTACCGATTGATCAAAGAGGGTAAGGTTGTCGATGAGGTGCGTTGGCTACGAGCGGACGAAGAAAGCGAATCCTACGTCGCTCCAGCGGATACCGAAGTCGTCGACGGTGCGTTGGTGTCGGGACCGAACATGATCGCTCGCTTCCGTAGCGACTTTGAAATCGTTCAGCCTGATCAGGTCGATTTCATGGATGTCGCCCCGAGTCAAATGGTCGGCGTTTCGGCCGGTTTGATTCCGTTCCTCGAGCACGATGATGCGAACCGCGCGTTGATGGGGTCGAACATGCAGCGACAAGCGGTGCCGCTATTGGTTGCGGAACCACCGATCGTCGGTACCGGGATGGAGCGTGAAGTCGCCCGCAATAGTGCGATGGTCGTGCGTGCTCGCCGGGCTGGCAAGGTGACGTTCGCCGATTCGACACGCATCGAAATCGGTAGCGATCACTACGAGCTGAAGAAGTACCAAGGCCTCAATGAGCGAACTTGCTTGAACCAGCGGCCCATCATCAATGTCGGTGACAAGGTTGAAAAGAATCAAATCATCGCGGATGGTGCTGCCACGCGTAACGGTGAATTGGCACTCGGTCGCAACGTCTTGGTCGGCTTCATGTCGTTTGACGGTTTCAATTACGAAGACGCGATCATCATCAGCGAAGAACTGGTTCGTAACGACACGTACACCTCCATTCACATCGAAGACTTCGACGTTGAAATCCGCGAAACAAAACTGGGCCGCGAAGAGTTCACGCGAGACATTCCGAACGTGTCCGAAAAAGCACTCCGCAATTTGGACGAAACCGGAATTGTCAATGTTGGGACTTACGTCAAGCCAGGCGATATTCTGGTGGGTAAGGTCAGCCCGAAGAGCAAGACGGAACTAACGCCCGAAGAAAAATTGCTGCACGCGATCTTTGGTCGTGCAGGTGAAGATGTTAAGAACGATTCGCTCGAAGTTCCTTCGGGGATCGAAGGGATCGTTATCGATACCCACAAGTTCTCGCGGCGCATGAGTTTGTCCGAGGACGAGCGGAAGGAATTCGAAGCGGAGTTGAAGAAGGCCGAAAGCGAAGGCAATCTCGAAGTGGCAAGCACGTTTGAGGACTTGGTCCGCGAACTTGAGGAAGCCGCCGGAACGAAGCTCAACGATGCAACGGGCACCCCGCTTGCCGATGGCCAGGATCCAAAGTTTGTCGCCGAGCGAGCGGTCAATTTCCGCCTCGACCACATTCTCGATCAAGTCAAATCGGAGGATAAGAAGAGCGCGGTGCAAACCGTTTACGATCAAAATTGGAACAACGTTGAGTCGGCGATCGACAAACGCGACCGTCGACTTAACAGCATGAAGCGAGGTGATGAACTTCGTAGCGGTGTCTTGCAGATGTGCAAGATTTACGTTGCCACCAAACGAGTGATCAGCGTCGGCGATAAGATGGCAGGTCGCCACGGTAACAAGGGGGTCATTGCCAAGATCTTGCCGATCGAGGATATGCCATTCTTGCCCGATGGCACGCCGATCCAAATCATGCTCAATCCGCTCGGGGTTCCAAGTCGTATGAATGTGGGCCAGATTTTGGAAACTCACCTCGGATGGGCGGGGGCGAAACTTGGATTCCAAGCGATTACCCCAGTCTTTGACGGAGCAAGCGAAGAGGACATTAACCAGTGTCTTGCCGATGCAGGGCTTCCTGCTCACGGAAAGATTCGTTTGACCGATGGACGAACGGGTGAACCGATGGAACAAGAAACCACCGTTGGCTACATCTACATGCTGAAACTGCATCACTTGGTCGACGACAAGGTGCATGCTCGCAGTACGGGACCGTACTCGCTCATCACCCAGCAACCGCTCGGCGGCAAGGCACGGTTTGGTGGCCAACGCTTCGGTGAAATGGAGGTTTGGGCACTCGAAGCGTACGGGGCTGCTTACATCTTGCAAGAGCTGTTGACGGTCAAGAGCGATGATGTCGAAGGTCGAACAAAGATTTACGAATCGATGGTCAAGGGCGAAAACACGCTCGAGGCCGGAACGCCTGCTAGTTTCAACGTATTGACCAAGGAAATTCGAGGTTTGGCGTTGAACATGCAACTCGAAAAGCGACCAATTTAA